The Alteromonas stellipolaris genome includes a region encoding these proteins:
- a CDS encoding MinD/ParA family protein has protein sequence MIDDQASSLRKMKQSRLIKVIAVTGGKGGVGKTNITLNTAIAMAKQGKRVMVLDADLGLANVDVMLGLRVEKNLSHVLSGECTLDDVLVTGPHGIKIAPATSGSQSMAELSPTQHAGLIRAFSELRSPIDVLIVDTAAGISDMVLSFSKASQDIMVVVCDEPTSLTDAYALIKILNREHGVFRFKVVANMVRDVREGQELFSKLSKVTGRFLDVALELVATVPFDENIRKAVRKQTSIVDAYPSSPAAVAISQLATKAASWPIPAQPGGHLEFFIEQLVADKAVGSQR, from the coding sequence ATGATTGATGATCAAGCGAGTAGCTTACGAAAAATGAAGCAATCACGATTAATCAAAGTTATCGCCGTCACCGGAGGTAAAGGTGGCGTTGGTAAGACAAATATTACGCTAAACACAGCTATTGCTATGGCAAAGCAGGGAAAGCGAGTAATGGTATTGGATGCAGACTTAGGTCTGGCCAATGTGGATGTAATGCTAGGATTGCGCGTAGAGAAAAACCTCTCACACGTTTTATCTGGTGAGTGTACCTTGGACGATGTACTCGTTACGGGCCCTCACGGTATAAAAATAGCACCAGCCACATCGGGTTCTCAATCAATGGCAGAGCTATCACCAACGCAGCATGCAGGGCTCATTAGAGCTTTTAGCGAATTGCGCTCGCCCATTGATGTGCTTATTGTAGATACCGCAGCGGGTATTTCCGATATGGTGCTAAGTTTCTCCAAAGCCTCTCAAGATATTATGGTGGTAGTGTGCGATGAGCCCACTTCACTCACTGATGCCTACGCGCTAATTAAAATTCTTAACCGAGAGCACGGTGTCTTTCGCTTCAAAGTGGTCGCCAACATGGTCCGCGATGTTAGAGAAGGTCAGGAGCTTTTCAGCAAATTATCTAAAGTAACAGGGCGATTCTTGGATGTTGCGCTAGAATTGGTTGCAACAGTTCCTTTTGACGAGAACATACGCAAAGCAGTACGTAAACAAACGTCAATTGTAGATGCTTACCCGAGTTCTCCGGCAGCAGTGGCGATTAGCCAGCTAGCAACCAAAGCAGCATCATGGCCTATTCCTGCGCAACCAGGTGGCCATTTAGAATTTTTTATTGAACAACTAGTAGCAGATAAAGCAGTAGGAAGTCAGCGTTGA
- the flhF gene encoding flagellar biosynthesis protein FlhF, protein MKIRRFFGKDMREALSQVKAELGSDAVIMSNRKLADGIELVAAYDKEPEAKLSIKKPAPRTSGQAKAAVPSLSEIIGDDGPDSLKALLEKQHGGSIQSPASAPAPSANAQHANQIASHLDFSEAFIDDVEASQHTSEFPSHQASSLNESIDNGSAAKSDELSQIKEELASLRNVLQYQVADLMEAKSRRQQPVHHYLIQRLTDMGLSQSLAEQLISYTPSHYNERDAWVYLLNLLANRINVTGNDILTQKGAVALVGPTGTGKTTTVAKLAARYAQKYGADSVAMITIDTYRIAAFEQLATYGKIIGCTVRKAQSSEELSDLLFQLRHKRLVLIDTAGFSQRDSRLIKQINQFDNGQMQPVKKYLVAQANTQYAALQRIIDAYEGVELSGCIFTKLDECYSLGEVLSAAVEYQLPVSYVTDGQKVPEDIKIAEAKSLVSAAAKLYKKYGLNHTTSNNVVKTARAV, encoded by the coding sequence ATGAAAATCAGACGTTTCTTTGGCAAAGATATGCGAGAAGCTTTAAGCCAAGTTAAAGCGGAATTAGGCAGTGATGCTGTTATCATGTCAAACCGAAAGCTAGCTGACGGTATTGAACTGGTAGCCGCTTACGATAAAGAGCCAGAAGCCAAACTGTCGATTAAAAAGCCTGCACCTAGAACATCAGGACAAGCGAAAGCAGCGGTTCCTAGTCTTAGTGAAATTATCGGTGATGATGGTCCAGATAGCTTAAAAGCATTGTTAGAAAAACAACATGGTGGCAGTATTCAAAGCCCAGCTTCAGCGCCGGCCCCCAGTGCCAATGCTCAGCATGCCAATCAAATTGCTTCGCACTTAGACTTTTCAGAAGCCTTTATCGACGACGTAGAAGCAAGCCAGCACACCTCTGAATTCCCAAGCCATCAAGCGTCTAGCCTTAATGAAAGTATTGATAATGGTAGTGCTGCTAAATCTGACGAGTTATCTCAGATTAAAGAGGAATTGGCGTCACTACGAAATGTACTTCAATACCAAGTTGCCGATTTGATGGAAGCAAAAAGTCGTCGTCAGCAGCCTGTACATCATTATTTAATTCAGCGTTTAACCGATATGGGGTTAAGCCAATCTCTGGCTGAGCAACTGATTAGTTATACGCCGTCGCATTACAACGAGCGAGACGCTTGGGTGTATCTTTTAAACCTATTGGCTAATCGCATTAATGTGACAGGTAACGATATACTTACGCAAAAGGGCGCAGTAGCGTTAGTGGGGCCAACCGGAACAGGTAAAACTACTACAGTAGCGAAATTGGCTGCCCGCTACGCACAGAAATACGGTGCTGACTCCGTTGCCATGATTACGATAGATACTTACCGTATTGCAGCGTTTGAGCAATTAGCCACATATGGAAAAATTATTGGTTGCACGGTCCGTAAAGCACAAAGTAGTGAAGAATTATCAGATTTATTGTTTCAATTACGCCATAAGAGACTAGTGTTAATTGATACGGCAGGCTTTAGTCAGCGAGATAGTCGATTAATTAAACAGATAAATCAATTTGATAACGGCCAAATGCAGCCAGTGAAAAAATACCTAGTAGCGCAAGCGAATACCCAATATGCTGCGTTGCAACGTATTATAGATGCGTACGAAGGGGTGGAACTTAGCGGTTGTATCTTTACAAAGCTTGATGAGTGCTACTCTCTAGGCGAAGTGCTTAGCGCTGCGGTGGAGTACCAGTTACCTGTCAGTTATGTAACAGATGGACAGAAAGTTCCTGAAGACATTAAGATTGCAGAAGCAAAATCTTTAGTATCTGCTGCTGCAAAGCTTTATAAAAAGTACGGTTTGAATCATACTACTAGTAACAATGTGGTTAAAACAGCACGAGCAGTATGA
- the flhA gene encoding flagellar biosynthesis protein FlhA, whose product MQLSGYLQRFDKSQLQNITSGLGAPIVLLAIMGMVILPMPPFLLDVLFSFNIALSLVIILVAVLTQKPVDFGIFPLVLLIATVLRLALNVASTRVVLLYGHEGGDAAGKVIEAFGAVVIGGNYAVGVVVFAILLIINFKVVTAGAGRISEVSARFTLDAMPGKQMAIDADLNAGYIDQDQARARREEITAEADFYGSMDGASKFVKGDAVAGLFIMLINIVGGLFIGMIQHGLSFGNAIEVYTILTIGDGLVAQIPSLLLSVATAIIVTRENETQEMGKEIRSQLGNSQALYIASGVLFVMGIIPGMPHLAFIGFSVLIAGYAYWQGVAAKREAEKPKTPANIVKDDTVAPEIKELGWDDVQHVDTIGLEVGYRLIPLVDKSQGGELLTRIKGVRKKLSQELGFLIPPVHIRDNLDLEPNLYTIAMLGVTIGDAQISHDEELAINPGQVFGKLEGRATKDPAFGLDAVWIKPNKREHAQTLGYTVVDAATVVATHLSQLLTNNAYQLLGHEEAQQLLDMLAKQHPKLVEGLVPDILPLSTIVKVLQTLLFEGVPIRDMRTIVQTLSEYGPRSQDPDVLVSAVRIALKRLITQEITQGAKEIPVITLAPELEQMLHQSLQAGGEDGAGIEPGLADKLQKSLQQASQQQELEGEPAVLLTSGMLRPVLSRFLKYSVAGLHVLSYQEVPDDKQIKIVSSVGQ is encoded by the coding sequence ATGCAGTTATCCGGTTACCTTCAGCGATTCGATAAAAGTCAGCTGCAGAACATTACCAGTGGCTTAGGCGCTCCCATTGTTCTTCTTGCCATTATGGGCATGGTTATTCTTCCCATGCCGCCATTCCTGCTCGACGTATTGTTCAGCTTTAATATTGCGCTGTCTTTAGTCATTATTTTGGTGGCAGTACTCACCCAAAAGCCGGTTGATTTTGGTATTTTTCCCCTCGTGTTATTGATTGCTACCGTACTGCGATTAGCCCTAAATGTGGCCTCTACCCGTGTGGTATTGCTGTACGGACATGAAGGGGGCGATGCTGCGGGTAAGGTTATCGAAGCCTTTGGTGCAGTGGTAATTGGCGGCAACTATGCGGTGGGTGTGGTGGTCTTTGCTATCTTACTTATTATCAACTTTAAAGTAGTCACCGCCGGTGCAGGGCGTATTTCAGAAGTAAGTGCACGCTTTACGCTTGATGCTATGCCAGGTAAGCAAATGGCTATCGATGCCGACTTGAATGCAGGCTATATCGACCAAGATCAGGCGCGTGCTCGCCGTGAAGAAATTACCGCCGAAGCAGATTTCTACGGTTCGATGGACGGTGCGTCAAAATTTGTGAAAGGTGATGCGGTCGCGGGCCTATTCATCATGCTTATCAATATTGTAGGTGGCCTTTTTATTGGCATGATTCAACACGGGCTAAGTTTTGGAAATGCCATTGAGGTATACACCATATTAACCATTGGTGACGGTTTAGTGGCACAAATTCCATCGCTGTTACTGTCTGTGGCTACCGCAATTATTGTTACCCGAGAAAACGAAACCCAAGAAATGGGTAAAGAAATTCGTAGTCAATTGGGTAATAGCCAAGCCCTTTATATTGCCTCTGGTGTGCTATTTGTTATGGGTATTATACCCGGAATGCCTCATTTAGCCTTTATTGGTTTTTCAGTGCTTATAGCTGGTTACGCTTACTGGCAGGGTGTTGCCGCTAAACGCGAGGCAGAAAAGCCTAAAACCCCAGCGAACATAGTGAAAGATGACACTGTCGCGCCTGAAATAAAAGAGCTTGGATGGGACGACGTTCAGCATGTAGACACCATAGGCTTAGAAGTAGGGTATAGATTAATCCCATTAGTAGATAAGTCTCAGGGCGGAGAACTGCTCACTCGTATTAAAGGGGTGCGTAAGAAGCTATCTCAAGAACTGGGCTTTCTTATACCGCCCGTACACATTCGCGATAATCTAGATTTAGAGCCTAACCTTTATACCATTGCCATGTTGGGCGTCACCATTGGCGATGCACAGATAAGTCATGATGAAGAACTTGCGATTAATCCGGGTCAAGTATTTGGCAAGTTGGAAGGCCGTGCCACTAAAGATCCTGCCTTCGGCTTAGATGCAGTATGGATAAAACCGAATAAGCGTGAGCACGCACAAACCTTAGGTTATACCGTGGTTGATGCTGCCACTGTAGTTGCTACTCACTTAAGTCAATTGCTGACAAACAACGCCTATCAACTACTTGGACATGAAGAAGCTCAGCAGCTATTAGACATGCTAGCTAAGCAGCATCCTAAATTAGTTGAAGGGTTAGTGCCTGATATTCTGCCGCTAAGCACCATTGTTAAAGTGCTGCAAACCTTGTTATTTGAAGGGGTGCCTATTCGCGACATGCGTACCATTGTACAAACCTTGAGTGAGTATGGCCCACGTAGCCAAGACCCTGATGTACTGGTGTCTGCGGTACGTATTGCGCTTAAACGTCTCATCACTCAAGAAATTACTCAAGGGGCGAAAGAGATACCCGTCATAACCTTGGCGCCAGAGTTGGAACAGATGTTGCACCAGTCATTACAAGCAGGTGGCGAAGATGGCGCTGGTATAGAACCAGGACTGGCCGATAAGCTGCAAAAATCATTGCAGCAAGCTAGTCAGCAACAAGAATTAGAAGGTGAGCCTGCGGTACTTCTCACTTCCGGTATGTTGCGCCCCGTACTATCTCGCTTCTTAAAGTATTCGGTCGCGGGCTTACATGTACTTTCCTATCAGGAAGTACCCGACGATAAGCAGATAAAAATAGTCAGTTCGGTCGGTCAATAA
- the flhB gene encoding flagellar biosynthesis protein FlhB → MADSDSSEKTEDPTGKKLEDTRKKGQIARSRELSTTLVLVVSAFMFLFVGGWIAESVFKLTQRMFVLSRDETYDTTHMFGAWGDAISTVSVPVLLYMTVAMLAGIYGSIALGGYNFTWEGAKFKGSKMSPLSGFKRMFGMNGLVELIKSIAKVVVIVGMALGALLFFEDEALHLDLELYPGNIFHALDMLKWAFIMLVCGMIPIALIDVPYQIYKHNKEIKMTKQEVKDERKNSEGDPLVKGRIRRLQYQAATKRMMQEVPQADVVVTNPTHYSVAIKYDDSGNRAPVVVAKGTDELAMHIRKIATANDVPLIPSPMLARAVYYSTEIDGEVPNALFMAVAQVLAHVYQLKAHRAGKGKRPKPLKRDLPIPPELRR, encoded by the coding sequence ATGGCTGATTCAGATTCTAGTGAAAAAACAGAAGACCCCACGGGGAAAAAACTCGAAGACACCCGAAAAAAAGGGCAGATAGCTCGATCCCGAGAACTATCCACAACCTTAGTGTTGGTAGTCAGTGCTTTTATGTTTTTGTTCGTTGGAGGGTGGATTGCCGAATCGGTGTTTAAACTTACTCAGCGTATGTTCGTTTTGTCACGAGATGAAACCTACGATACCACTCATATGTTTGGTGCATGGGGCGACGCGATTTCTACGGTAAGTGTACCGGTTTTACTGTATATGACGGTAGCCATGCTAGCCGGGATATACGGCTCTATTGCATTAGGCGGCTACAACTTCACATGGGAAGGTGCCAAATTTAAAGGCTCTAAAATGAGCCCGCTTAGTGGGTTTAAGCGTATGTTCGGCATGAATGGCTTGGTCGAGTTAATTAAATCTATCGCCAAAGTGGTTGTCATCGTTGGGATGGCGTTAGGCGCATTGCTGTTTTTTGAAGACGAAGCGCTACATCTGGACTTAGAGCTGTACCCGGGTAACATTTTTCACGCGTTAGATATGCTGAAATGGGCTTTTATCATGTTGGTTTGCGGCATGATACCTATTGCACTTATTGATGTGCCTTATCAAATTTATAAGCACAACAAAGAAATTAAGATGACTAAACAAGAGGTGAAAGACGAGCGTAAAAACTCTGAAGGTGATCCCTTGGTAAAAGGCCGCATTCGTCGCTTGCAGTATCAAGCTGCTACTAAGCGTATGATGCAAGAAGTCCCTCAGGCCGATGTGGTGGTGACCAACCCAACCCATTACTCTGTCGCGATAAAGTATGATGACAGTGGTAACCGCGCCCCTGTAGTTGTGGCAAAAGGCACCGATGAATTGGCCATGCATATTCGTAAAATAGCCACCGCCAACGATGTGCCGCTTATTCCATCACCCATGCTAGCCCGTGCCGTTTACTACTCGACTGAAATTGACGGTGAAGTACCCAACGCCTTGTTTATGGCGGTAGCACAAGTATTAGCACACGTTTATCAATTAAAAGCACACAGGGCGGGCAAAGGAAAACGTCCCAAGCCGCTTAAACGTGACTTACCCATACCACCAGAGCTGCGCCGCTAG
- the fliR gene encoding flagellar biosynthetic protein FliR — protein MVVELATINQFLADLMLPFMRISGLFVAMIGLSAQSIPPQVRALLGIMLTLIIMPVVPPAPVDDLVNLGTFILGIQQLLIGVAIGFISMMVLNTFVLAGQIIAMQTGLGFASIVDPVNGINVPAVGQFYLILATLLFWTLDGHLAMIHMIVLSFHAFPIGEAWWTGEQFREIAHWGGWMFISAITLSLAPIVSLLIVNLAFGVMTKAAPQLNIFSIGFSIAQVMGLLIIWITLDNFTAHFETQWFRAEQFMCQLLRICP, from the coding sequence ATGGTTGTTGAACTGGCTACCATCAATCAGTTTCTTGCTGATTTAATGCTGCCGTTTATGCGCATTAGTGGGCTTTTTGTGGCAATGATTGGCTTAAGCGCACAATCTATTCCCCCGCAAGTTCGTGCTCTGCTAGGCATAATGCTAACCCTTATTATTATGCCGGTAGTGCCGCCCGCACCTGTTGATGATTTAGTGAATCTAGGCACCTTTATTCTTGGGATTCAGCAGCTGTTAATAGGCGTAGCTATCGGGTTTATTTCCATGATGGTGCTAAATACTTTTGTGCTGGCAGGGCAAATTATTGCTATGCAAACGGGTTTAGGTTTCGCTTCAATTGTAGACCCCGTCAATGGTATTAACGTTCCGGCCGTAGGCCAATTTTACTTAATTCTAGCTACCTTGCTGTTTTGGACGTTAGACGGCCATCTGGCTATGATCCACATGATAGTATTAAGCTTTCATGCGTTCCCAATCGGGGAAGCATGGTGGACAGGTGAGCAGTTTAGGGAAATTGCCCATTGGGGCGGGTGGATGTTTATCTCTGCGATTACGCTATCGTTGGCGCCCATTGTTTCCCTTCTTATTGTGAATTTAGCGTTTGGTGTAATGACCAAAGCGGCGCCTCAGCTTAATATTTTCAGTATTGGTTTTTCTATTGCACAGGTGATGGGTTTGCTCATTATCTGGATAACCCTGGATAACTTTACCGCGCATTTTGAAACACAGTGGTTCAGGGCCGAGCAGTTTATGTGTCAACTTCTTAGGATTTGCCCATGA
- the fliQ gene encoding flagellar biosynthesis protein FliQ, producing the protein MSPEVFVEILREAMFMVIVLVSAVIVPSLIVGLVVAVFQAATSINEQTMSFLPRLLVTLLALSWGGNWLVQKLMDFTFHMVEMIPQVVG; encoded by the coding sequence ATGTCACCAGAAGTCTTTGTTGAAATACTCCGCGAAGCCATGTTTATGGTTATTGTTCTGGTGTCCGCGGTGATTGTTCCAAGCCTTATTGTCGGGCTAGTAGTTGCCGTGTTTCAGGCTGCAACCTCAATTAACGAACAAACCATGAGTTTCTTGCCGCGATTACTTGTTACCTTATTAGCACTTAGCTGGGGAGGCAACTGGTTGGTGCAAAAGTTAATGGATTTCACTTTCCACATGGTAGAAATGATACCTCAGGTTGTCGGTTAA
- the fliP gene encoding flagellar type III secretion system pore protein FliP (The bacterial flagellar biogenesis protein FliP forms a type III secretion system (T3SS)-type pore required for flagellar assembly.), whose product MRKFWTAFFVVLASWVIAEPALAQQGISAVTVVTNDDGSQDYTMTLQALFIMTALSLIPAFIMMMTSFTRIIVVLSILRQAIGLQQSPSNQILVGVSLFLSMFIMAPVFEEINERALQPYLSEQMTSLDAIEQAKGPMRAFMLSQTRVKDLETFVRIAGDEGKYADTEEVPMTILIPAFVTSELKTAFQIGFMLFIPFLIIDLVVASILMAMGMMMLSPMIVSLPFKLMLFVLVDGWNLIFGTLATSFGMGV is encoded by the coding sequence ATGCGTAAGTTTTGGACCGCATTTTTTGTAGTGTTAGCTTCTTGGGTGATTGCTGAGCCTGCATTGGCACAACAAGGCATTTCTGCGGTTACCGTCGTGACTAACGACGACGGCTCGCAAGATTACACCATGACGTTACAAGCGCTGTTTATCATGACGGCGCTCAGTCTTATACCTGCATTCATTATGATGATGACCTCATTTACTCGTATCATAGTGGTGTTATCGATTTTGCGTCAGGCGATTGGCTTGCAGCAATCTCCTTCAAACCAAATTTTGGTAGGGGTAAGTTTGTTTCTATCCATGTTTATTATGGCGCCGGTATTTGAAGAAATTAACGAGCGCGCATTGCAGCCGTATTTGTCAGAGCAAATGACAAGTCTGGATGCGATAGAACAGGCTAAAGGGCCAATGCGTGCCTTTATGCTGTCGCAAACACGGGTGAAAGATTTAGAAACTTTCGTGCGCATTGCAGGCGATGAAGGAAAGTATGCCGACACGGAAGAAGTGCCAATGACTATCCTTATTCCAGCTTTTGTCACCAGTGAACTTAAAACCGCATTTCAAATTGGATTTATGCTGTTTATTCCGTTTCTTATTATCGACCTTGTTGTAGCTTCAATATTAATGGCGATGGGTATGATGATGCTGTCACCCATGATTGTTTCTTTGCCATTTAAGCTCATGTTGTTTGTGTTAGTTGATGGTTGGAATCTCATATTTGGCACACTGGCGACCAGTTTTGGTATGGGTGTGTAG
- the fliO gene encoding flagellar biosynthetic protein FliO codes for MLPLIFTQVVNAQSTQSITNPTSVVSIFLSLLLVVGIIFALAYLMRRFNVGTMGGGQMKVVATMVAGTKEKIMVIQVGDEQHLVGVTSHNISHLSKLEKHLETPVANGQQGSGDAFKQKLVAAMAGKLNPSIKEDKNDA; via the coding sequence ATGCTGCCCCTTATATTTACGCAAGTAGTGAATGCGCAATCTACCCAATCAATCACTAACCCCACCTCTGTAGTGTCAATTTTTCTATCACTTCTTTTAGTGGTTGGAATTATTTTTGCGCTTGCTTACCTTATGCGTCGATTTAATGTCGGTACCATGGGTGGTGGCCAAATGAAGGTAGTCGCCACTATGGTGGCAGGCACTAAAGAAAAAATTATGGTTATTCAGGTGGGCGACGAACAACACCTTGTGGGCGTTACCAGTCATAATATTTCCCATTTAAGTAAACTTGAAAAGCACTTAGAAACGCCAGTAGCAAATGGGCAGCAAGGTAGCGGTGACGCATTTAAACAAAAGCTGGTTGCCGCCATGGCAGGTAAGCTGAACCCTTCAATAAAGGAAGATAAAAACGATGCGTAA
- the fliN gene encoding flagellar motor switch protein FliN produces the protein MSEDGMDDWAAAMAEQADSEADDQENDDVQVAELDELTDDTPITQEEKKKLDTILDIPVTISMEVGRSQISIRNLLQLNQGSVVELDRVAGEPLDVLVNGTLIAHGEVVVVNDKFGIRLTDVISQIERIKKLR, from the coding sequence ATGAGTGAAGACGGTATGGACGATTGGGCTGCCGCTATGGCGGAGCAAGCCGATTCTGAAGCTGACGATCAGGAAAACGATGATGTTCAGGTTGCAGAACTCGACGAATTAACCGACGACACACCCATAACCCAAGAAGAGAAAAAGAAGCTGGATACCATTTTGGATATTCCAGTCACCATCTCGATGGAAGTAGGGCGTAGTCAAATAAGTATCCGAAATCTGCTACAGTTGAATCAGGGATCTGTGGTGGAGCTGGACCGAGTTGCTGGTGAACCATTAGATGTATTGGTAAATGGCACGTTGATTGCTCATGGTGAAGTAGTAGTGGTCAACGATAAATTCGGTATTCGGTTAACGGATGTTATTAGTCAAATCGAGAGAATCAAGAAGCTTCGATAA
- the fliM gene encoding flagellar motor switch protein FliM, with product MSDLLSQDEIDALLHGVDDVEEDEVGDADSDASTLEYDFSSQDRIVRGRMPTLEIVNERFARHMRVSLFNMMRRSAEVSINGIQMIKFGEYIHTLFVPTSLNMVRFRPLKGTGLITMEARLVFILVDNFFGGDGRYHAKIEGREFTPTERRIIQMLLKIIFEDYKEAWAPVMDVSFEYLDSEVNPAMANIVSPTEVVVISSFHIELDGGGGDFHVSLPYSMLEPIRELLDAGVQSDKEDTDLRWSKALRDEIMDVKVALTTHMLDVDVSLRQVMEFKPGEIIPVEMPETITVLIEDLPTFRAKLGRSRDNLALKIVEKIARPTSVKSELQLLTRGGRIIDNDAELQVLEEDL from the coding sequence GTGAGTGATTTATTATCTCAAGATGAAATCGATGCCCTCCTACACGGGGTAGACGATGTAGAAGAAGACGAGGTTGGCGATGCTGACTCCGATGCTTCTACGCTAGAGTACGACTTCTCCTCACAGGATAGGATTGTTCGTGGGCGTATGCCTACACTTGAAATCGTTAATGAACGCTTTGCCCGTCATATGCGGGTGAGTTTGTTCAATATGATGCGCCGCTCTGCGGAAGTGTCAATTAACGGTATTCAAATGATTAAGTTTGGTGAATACATTCATACCTTGTTTGTACCCACTAGCTTGAACATGGTGCGGTTTCGCCCACTTAAAGGTACTGGCCTTATCACCATGGAAGCCCGTTTGGTTTTCATTCTGGTAGATAACTTCTTTGGGGGTGATGGCCGCTACCATGCAAAAATTGAAGGGCGTGAATTTACGCCAACAGAGCGGCGTATTATTCAAATGCTGCTTAAAATTATTTTTGAAGATTACAAGGAAGCGTGGGCGCCAGTCATGGACGTGTCTTTTGAGTATTTAGACTCAGAAGTAAACCCAGCGATGGCGAATATTGTGAGCCCCACTGAAGTGGTGGTGATAAGCTCGTTTCATATAGAGCTTGATGGTGGTGGTGGCGATTTCCACGTTTCGCTTCCATATTCAATGCTTGAGCCTATCCGTGAATTGCTAGATGCGGGTGTGCAAAGTGATAAAGAAGACACTGATTTACGTTGGAGTAAAGCACTTCGCGATGAAATCATGGACGTAAAAGTGGCACTGACGACCCACATGCTTGATGTGGATGTGTCATTACGCCAAGTAATGGAATTTAAACCAGGTGAAATTATTCCTGTAGAAATGCCAGAAACCATTACTGTGCTGATTGAAGATTTACCTACGTTCAGAGCTAAACTAGGTCGTTCACGTGATAACTTAGCCCTGAAGATAGTAGAAAAGATTGCAAGACCGACTTCTGTGAAGTCTGAGCTACAATTATTAACCCGCGGCGGGCGCATTATAGATAATGATGCCGAGCTGCAAGTACTCGAAGAAGACCTGTAA
- the fliL gene encoding flagellar basal body-associated protein FliL, with product MAEEELQIEEGGKKKGKMMLIIIIAVVLVGGGAAAYFLLFAGGDEPVAAEQLAETEEQAATETAAPGGSAEVGTALYVAMPRPFVFNVPGTGRDRLVQIKVQLLVRGSDNEELAKTHIPLIEGTLLQVFSTSNADDLVTEAGKIELREQAVTEVQKVLKDIAGSDVVERVLFTGFVMQ from the coding sequence ATGGCTGAAGAAGAGTTACAGATTGAAGAAGGTGGTAAAAAGAAAGGCAAAATGATGCTGATTATTATTATCGCCGTGGTGTTAGTTGGCGGTGGTGCAGCAGCCTATTTTCTTTTATTCGCTGGAGGTGATGAGCCTGTTGCTGCAGAGCAACTTGCCGAAACCGAAGAGCAAGCAGCCACTGAAACAGCGGCTCCAGGTGGAAGCGCTGAAGTAGGTACCGCCTTGTACGTTGCTATGCCACGCCCTTTCGTTTTTAACGTTCCGGGCACAGGTCGAGACCGATTAGTACAAATTAAAGTGCAGCTTCTAGTGCGGGGCTCAGACAACGAAGAGTTGGCTAAAACCCACATACCGCTGATTGAAGGCACTTTGCTGCAAGTCTTTAGTACATCAAATGCCGATGATTTGGTGACTGAAGCAGGAAAAATTGAACTGCGTGAACAAGCGGTGACTGAAGTACAAAAAGTGCTTAAAGACATCGCGGGAAGTGATGTGGTTGAGCGTGTGCTCTTCACTGGTTTTGTGATGCAATAA